From Bacteroidota bacterium, the proteins below share one genomic window:
- a CDS encoding FkbM family methyltransferase has protein sequence MKSLYQLIKNSNLYFRIICILKPYIKREREINLKFYGQFIKPGQLCFDIGANIGAKTNIFNLSGATVVAVEPDPSAFSALKEKYNNKNTIHLLNIGLGSSSTEKTLHNFSNHALSTFDDIDAKNTLCDPRFTGFAFEKTTLVKLQTIDMLIQKFGIPDYCKISTVGYELEIIKGLSHPIPALSITCNLPHHVNKTIECIDLMERLATYRYNYFLSNLANGFAVEKWLNSIQIKEIITQLPQKTQSRYIEVFAVKL, from the coding sequence TTGAAATCACTTTATCAGCTCATCAAAAATTCAAATCTGTATTTCAGGATTATTTGCATTCTAAAGCCGTACATTAAACGTGAACGAGAGATTAACCTGAAATTTTACGGTCAATTTATTAAACCTGGTCAACTTTGTTTTGATATTGGTGCAAATATTGGTGCCAAAACCAATATTTTTAATCTATCAGGTGCAACCGTCGTTGCAGTTGAGCCTGATCCTAGCGCATTCTCCGCCTTAAAGGAAAAATATAACAATAAAAACACTATTCATCTGCTTAACATAGGATTGGGCTCTTCCAGCACAGAGAAAACACTTCATAATTTTTCCAATCATGCTCTTTCTACATTTGACGACATAGATGCAAAAAACACATTATGTGATCCACGTTTCACAGGGTTTGCATTTGAGAAAACAACTTTGGTTAAACTACAAACTATAGATATGCTTATTCAAAAATTCGGCATACCTGATTATTGCAAAATATCAACCGTTGGTTATGAACTTGAAATAATAAAGGGATTATCACATCCAATACCTGCTTTATCCATAACATGTAACTTACCTCATCACGTAAACAAAACTATTGAATGCATCGACCTGATGGAAAGGTTGGCTACATACAGATATAATTATTTTTTATCTAACTTAGCGAATGGCTTCGCAGTAGAAAAATGGCTCAATTCCATTCAAATAAAAGAAATTATTACTCAACTACCCCAAAAAACCCAAAGTCGTTACATCGAAGTATTTGCTGTTAAATTGTAG
- a CDS encoding type II toxin-antitoxin system PemK/MazF family toxin, with translation MKIGDIVLIPFPFAELTNIKVRPAVVLTQTADKYKDIVVSAISSVVPDKISKREFILSPDKINKLRVKSVVKADRIVTLKQENKIADLGKLSSKQLAMYKQILSEIIV, from the coding sequence ATGAAAATCGGAGATATTGTTTTAATTCCGTTTCCCTTTGCTGAACTAACAAATATTAAAGTCAGACCCGCTGTAGTACTTACTCAAACAGCAGATAAATATAAGGACATTGTCGTTTCTGCTATAAGCTCTGTCGTACCTGATAAGATATCGAAAAGAGAATTTATTTTATCGCCTGATAAAATTAATAAGTTAAGAGTGAAATCTGTTGTTAAAGCAGATAGAATAGTAACCCTAAAGCAAGAGAACAAAATAGCTGATTTAGGTAAACTATCATCAAAACAATTGGCTATGTACAAGCAAATATTATCCGAAATCATTGTGTAA
- a CDS encoding HAD-IIIC family phosphatase, with protein sequence MLDFATLKRNLKKDQSNLLKVKVALVGDSSVQLLVQAIKGYGVEAGINFEIFEAGYDQVDQLIFDNSSELYEFNPDHIVIFKASEKLLSKFYKSENNSRVNFASDHISWLTEVCNSISKSLSSEIIYLNFPVPLDMVYGNYSNKMEASFSYQLRKLNFGLMKLSSDVNNLFICDLCAIQDQSGRNFLFDPKMYINAGMVLSIDALPFVAKSITDIVSSLNGRFKKCLVLDLDNVMWGGVIGDDGIENIQIGELGIGKAFTEFQLWVKQLKNRGILLAVCSNNEEAIAKEPFEKHPDMILSLQDIAVFVANRESKVDNIKEIQRTLNIGFDAMVFIDDDPFERNLVRTYIPQIEVPDLPKDPAKYLEFFRPLNLFETCSVTEEDEQRTAQYLQESKRSSIQRKYTNQDDFLAGLDMICTIESFNKFNIPRVAQLSQRSNQFNLRTVRYTEPELHRISDSTDFITLVFTLEDRFGDSGIVSAVILKKQDGKKLFIDTWLMSCRVLKRGMEHFVLNSIVKCALQNGFDMIIGEYIPTPKNKLVKDHYSVLGFKNENACWILNTKEYREKAKYIRQK encoded by the coding sequence ATGCTTGACTTTGCTACTTTAAAAAGAAATCTTAAAAAAGACCAGTCCAATCTGTTAAAGGTAAAGGTAGCTTTGGTGGGCGATTCTTCTGTACAACTTCTTGTTCAAGCCATTAAAGGCTATGGGGTTGAAGCCGGTATAAATTTTGAAATATTCGAAGCCGGATATGACCAGGTTGATCAGCTTATTTTTGATAATTCATCTGAATTATATGAATTTAACCCCGATCACATTGTGATTTTTAAAGCTTCGGAAAAGCTCCTTTCGAAATTTTATAAAAGTGAAAATAATTCCAGGGTAAATTTCGCTTCAGATCATATTTCTTGGTTAACGGAAGTCTGCAATTCAATTTCAAAAAGTCTTTCGTCAGAAATTATTTATCTGAATTTCCCCGTACCACTTGATATGGTTTATGGAAATTATTCGAATAAAATGGAAGCCTCTTTTTCATATCAGCTCAGGAAGCTGAACTTTGGATTAATGAAGCTTTCATCGGATGTGAATAACCTGTTTATTTGTGACCTCTGCGCGATCCAGGATCAATCGGGTCGCAATTTTTTATTCGATCCAAAAATGTATATCAATGCCGGTATGGTGTTGAGCATAGATGCGTTGCCTTTTGTGGCGAAAAGTATAACAGATATTGTGAGTTCGCTGAATGGCCGGTTTAAAAAATGCCTGGTACTTGATCTTGATAATGTAATGTGGGGAGGAGTGATCGGTGACGATGGGATTGAAAACATACAGATAGGTGAACTGGGCATTGGTAAGGCATTCACTGAATTTCAGTTATGGGTAAAGCAATTAAAGAACAGGGGAATATTGCTTGCTGTATGCAGCAACAACGAGGAGGCAATTGCCAAAGAGCCATTCGAAAAGCATCCGGATATGATACTAAGCCTGCAAGACATTGCTGTTTTTGTCGCTAATCGTGAAAGCAAGGTTGACAATATAAAAGAGATACAAAGGACATTGAATATTGGATTTGATGCGATGGTTTTTATTGACGATGATCCTTTTGAGCGGAACCTGGTCCGGACATATATTCCTCAAATCGAAGTTCCTGACTTGCCAAAAGATCCGGCCAAATATTTAGAATTCTTCCGCCCGCTTAATTTGTTTGAAACATGTTCTGTTACAGAAGAAGACGAGCAGCGTACCGCTCAGTATCTGCAGGAATCGAAGCGAAGCAGTATTCAAAGGAAATATACAAATCAGGACGATTTCCTGGCTGGTCTCGATATGATTTGCACTATAGAATCCTTCAATAAATTTAATATCCCCCGTGTTGCTCAGCTTTCCCAGCGTTCAAACCAGTTTAATCTCCGTACAGTACGTTATACCGAGCCGGAACTTCATAGAATTTCTGATTCAACTGATTTTATAACCCTTGTCTTCACTCTGGAGGACAGGTTTGGAGACAGTGGTATTGTAAGTGCGGTTATTTTAAAAAAGCAGGATGGAAAGAAGCTGTTTATTGATACCTGGCTGATGAGCTGCAGGGTATTAAAAAGAGGGATGGAACATTTTGTGCTGAACAGCATTGTAAAATGTGCTTTGCAGAACGGATTTGATATGATCATTGGAGAATATATTCCTACACCCAAAAATAAGCTGGTAAAGGATCATTATTCGGTTCTTGGATTTAAAAACGAAAATGCTTGTTGGATCCTGAATACAAAGGAATATCGTGAAAAGGCGAAATATATTCGGCAAAAATAA
- a CDS encoding FkbM family methyltransferase, translating into MIKKFIVNNLTFLGQYKRFGVALKDCYSAKKASYSQHKEDAYIWEILSKYDLTDSIYTDVGANHPTDISNTYLLYRNGLNGVVIEPNPELVNLFLRFRPKDITLAIGCGNQTAISKFNISKTPVMSSFSERTENNTYKSVYVPVMKLDQALENIEYEYIHLLSIDVEGINLEVLKGAEKTLAKSLLLCIEFDNQQDKIDYSQLLGNKFTLLKEFGCNMLYINNSLNESKLKSPLTPH; encoded by the coding sequence ATGATAAAAAAATTTATTGTAAATAACTTAACATTTCTGGGCCAATATAAACGATTTGGTGTTGCACTTAAAGATTGTTACAGCGCAAAGAAAGCGAGTTATTCTCAACATAAGGAAGATGCCTATATTTGGGAAATCCTATCGAAATATGATCTGACCGATTCAATCTATACAGATGTTGGCGCGAATCATCCAACAGATATTTCGAATACTTACTTACTTTACCGAAATGGATTAAATGGAGTAGTGATTGAACCAAATCCGGAACTTGTAAATTTATTTTTACGTTTCAGACCAAAAGATATAACACTTGCAATCGGATGCGGTAACCAAACCGCAATTTCAAAATTCAATATTTCAAAAACTCCTGTTATGAGTAGTTTTTCTGAACGCACTGAAAACAACACTTACAAAAGCGTTTATGTACCAGTAATGAAACTTGATCAGGCACTCGAAAATATCGAATATGAATATATTCATTTATTAAGCATTGATGTGGAAGGTATAAATCTAGAGGTTTTAAAAGGGGCTGAAAAAACCCTGGCAAAAAGTCTTTTATTATGTATTGAATTTGATAACCAACAGGACAAGATTGATTATAGTCAATTACTCGGCAATAAATTTACCCTTTTAAAAGAATTTGGCTGCAACATGCTTTATATTAACAATTCACTTAACGAAAGTAAATTAAAAAGCCCGCTTACTCCCCATTAA
- the wecB gene encoding UDP-N-acetylglucosamine 2-epimerase (non-hydrolyzing): MAQLKKKILLAYGTRPELIKLVPLIFELKKRKTAELLVVNTGQHKEMVTELETIFSITPDVKFNVMTHDQSLNNILSNIVGKANDLFSKFNPDIVVVQGDTTTVLSMGIAAFNRNIHVAHVEAGLRSADIYNPYPEEFNRRVISLFARYNFVPTVLTAKNLRKENVRSSTIFITGNTVVDSLHLVLNKTKQNKTKNTSTKKRILITAHRRENHGRGIESICNAVIRLLKTYKNIEFVWPVHPNPNVAEVVYSKLGKTQGVNLCAPLSYIELIKMMRESYLIWTDSGGIQEEAPTLKKPVLILRSVTERPEVIASGFGKLIGTNTSDIVNATIALLNDTKAYNKMISGKNPFGDGKASIRIADTLLKG, from the coding sequence GTGGCTCAATTAAAGAAAAAAATATTACTGGCATACGGAACCCGTCCTGAATTAATAAAACTTGTACCGCTTATATTCGAACTGAAAAAACGAAAGACCGCAGAGCTGTTAGTCGTGAATACCGGTCAACACAAGGAAATGGTAACTGAATTAGAAACCATTTTTTCAATTACACCTGACGTAAAGTTCAATGTAATGACCCATGATCAATCACTGAATAATATACTTTCAAACATTGTCGGAAAAGCAAACGACCTATTCAGTAAATTTAATCCTGATATTGTTGTTGTCCAGGGGGATACAACAACAGTGTTATCAATGGGTATAGCAGCATTTAACAGAAACATACATGTAGCCCATGTGGAGGCGGGACTCAGAAGTGCTGACATCTACAATCCATATCCTGAAGAATTCAACAGACGGGTAATTTCATTATTCGCCAGGTATAACTTCGTTCCGACCGTCTTAACCGCTAAAAATCTACGTAAAGAAAACGTCAGATCTTCTACCATTTTTATTACAGGCAATACGGTCGTTGATTCACTTCATCTGGTATTAAACAAAACAAAACAAAACAAAACAAAAAACACCAGCACAAAAAAGCGAATTTTAATTACTGCCCACAGAAGGGAAAATCATGGCCGCGGAATTGAAAGTATTTGCAATGCTGTTATACGCCTCCTTAAGACATATAAAAACATTGAGTTTGTCTGGCCGGTACATCCAAATCCAAATGTTGCAGAAGTTGTTTATTCAAAACTCGGAAAAACACAAGGAGTTAATTTATGCGCTCCTCTTTCATATATTGAATTAATTAAAATGATGCGTGAATCCTATTTAATATGGACCGATTCAGGAGGAATACAGGAAGAAGCCCCAACTTTAAAAAAACCAGTACTTATTTTACGCAGTGTTACTGAACGTCCTGAAGTTATTGCATCCGGCTTTGGTAAACTGATCGGTACAAATACATCAGACATTGTCAATGCAACTATTGCCTTACTTAATGATACAAAAGCATATAACAAAATGATATCAGGTAAAAATCCGTTTGGTGATGGTAAAGCTTCTATACGTATAGCTGACACCTTATTAAAAGGATAG
- a CDS encoding glycosyltransferase: protein MKILLISNNEICYNARLLKAADFFSTKGYEVTVFNPVTGISSAEVYKNSIANKNWKIIENDISKRTVNSYARWLYISIINKFISICWNKFRLKFGFIYYMNKGLLGAKRKIESNFDFILIHLVDNLPFAVELKKKTGARLIYDSQEYFRGQYNKYETPLRDWVHLTEPKYISHVDILLATTTVMLRQLTRDYALKIPAFRVRNVPSGLMLSGVKPKTENNFENDSVKLVWHGMTIYFNNTRGVHILLKAIAACKSNVKLYLQGLINNEQLIIFNDYVKELKLGNKVTLVPPADPYNIVSSLTKYDIGLIGELPQEENQMLTSSNKLFDFINAGLAVIASDMPGLNETIKEYNIGYTYPSGDSVKMAELIDSLCKNKDQLRNFKDRSSEVSQKELFWEHDYEAVWKEMSSKT, encoded by the coding sequence ATGAAAATACTCCTTATATCCAATAATGAAATTTGCTACAATGCCAGGCTTTTAAAAGCTGCCGATTTTTTCAGCACGAAAGGATATGAGGTCACCGTATTTAATCCGGTTACAGGGATTTCCAGTGCCGAGGTTTATAAAAACTCTATCGCCAATAAAAACTGGAAAATAATCGAAAATGATATAAGCAAAAGAACAGTAAACTCTTATGCAAGGTGGCTATACATAAGTATTATCAATAAGTTTATTTCTATTTGCTGGAACAAATTTCGATTAAAATTCGGGTTTATTTATTATATGAATAAAGGCTTGCTGGGTGCAAAAAGAAAGATAGAGAGCAATTTTGATTTTATCCTTATTCACCTGGTTGATAACCTTCCATTTGCTGTTGAACTCAAAAAAAAAACAGGAGCCAGACTGATTTACGATTCTCAGGAATATTTCAGGGGTCAATATAATAAATACGAGACCCCGTTACGCGATTGGGTGCACCTAACAGAACCGAAATATATTAGTCATGTTGATATACTTTTGGCAACAACAACTGTTATGCTTAGACAACTTACCAGGGATTATGCTTTAAAAATTCCAGCTTTTCGTGTACGCAATGTTCCATCAGGATTAATGCTTTCTGGAGTTAAACCCAAGACTGAAAACAACTTTGAAAATGATTCTGTAAAATTAGTGTGGCACGGAATGACTATATATTTTAACAATACACGTGGCGTTCATATTTTATTAAAAGCTATTGCCGCCTGCAAAAGTAATGTTAAATTATATCTTCAAGGCCTGATCAACAACGAACAGTTAATTATATTTAATGATTATGTTAAGGAGTTGAAGTTAGGAAATAAGGTTACTCTTGTTCCTCCTGCCGATCCATACAATATTGTTAGTTCGCTCACAAAATATGATATAGGCCTTATAGGAGAGTTACCGCAGGAAGAAAATCAAATGCTGACATCCTCAAATAAACTTTTTGATTTTATAAATGCAGGATTAGCAGTAATTGCAAGTGATATGCCAGGACTGAATGAAACAATTAAAGAATATAATATAGGCTACACTTATCCATCCGGAGATTCTGTAAAAATGGCAGAATTAATAGATTCACTTTGCAAAAATAAGGACCAACTTCGTAATTTTAAAGATCGTTCCAGCGAAGTTTCACAGAAAGAATTGTTCTGGGAACATGATTATGAAGCTGTTTGGAAAGAAATGAGTTCCAAAACATAA
- a CDS encoding FkbM family methyltransferase — protein sequence MISSFVLNFIKRRGVAFYKAGVTDKTSINYRKIFDHFKIDTLLDVGANEGQYAMAMKKWGYSNKIVSFEPVEAVYKKLSANTREGNNWEAINIALGDKDGEEYINVSQNTVSSSLLEMLPAHVKQEAGSAYITKEKITVRKLDSIFNTYSKPGSSVYLKLDVQGFEKNVIEGASDSLKNIKLIQLEMAIVPLYKGELLLADMINYMNGKGFVLYNLIPGFNNFETGQQFQTDGIFVRNDLV from the coding sequence ATGATTTCATCGTTCGTATTAAATTTCATCAAAAGAAGAGGTGTCGCTTTTTACAAAGCAGGAGTTACCGATAAAACTTCTATTAACTACCGGAAAATATTCGACCATTTTAAAATTGATACTCTTCTTGATGTAGGAGCCAATGAGGGTCAATATGCAATGGCGATGAAGAAATGGGGATATTCAAATAAAATAGTATCGTTTGAACCGGTTGAAGCTGTGTACAAAAAGCTTTCGGCTAATACACGTGAAGGAAATAATTGGGAAGCCATTAACATAGCGCTGGGAGATAAAGATGGAGAAGAATATATTAATGTTTCACAAAATACGGTTAGCAGTTCATTGCTAGAAATGCTTCCTGCGCATGTTAAGCAGGAGGCAGGTTCGGCATACATAACCAAAGAAAAAATAACAGTCAGAAAACTGGATTCCATTTTTAACACCTATTCAAAGCCGGGCAGCTCTGTGTACCTGAAGCTGGATGTTCAGGGTTTTGAAAAAAATGTAATTGAAGGGGCATCCGACTCCTTAAAGAATATTAAGCTTATTCAACTTGAAATGGCAATTGTACCCTTATACAAGGGCGAATTGCTTTTGGCGGATATGATAAACTATATGAATGGGAAAGGATTTGTATTGTATAACCTTATTCCCGGATTTAATAATTTTGAAACCGGCCAGCAATTTCAGACAGATGGCATTTTTGTTCGGAATGATTTAGTTTAA
- a CDS encoding acyl carrier protein — METVEVLQQLNRIFNEVLNNDSIVLTEKTTSNDVPEWDSLAYIELIVAIEKHFNIEFTASEIKDWENVGGMVSAIREKIDK, encoded by the coding sequence ATGGAAACAGTTGAAGTGTTGCAACAGTTGAACAGAATATTTAATGAGGTGTTAAATAATGATTCGATCGTTTTAACTGAAAAAACAACCTCAAATGATGTTCCGGAATGGGATTCTCTGGCTTATATTGAACTTATTGTGGCCATTGAAAAGCACTTCAACATAGAGTTTACTGCTTCCGAAATCAAAGATTGGGAAAATGTTGGTGGGATGGTGAGTGCCATAAGGGAAAAAATTGATAAATAA
- a CDS encoding FkbM family methyltransferase, producing MNIEVDNGWRARINSAVRAKDNNYIKRVKNAGEVNRGKQIMHNGIRINLGSYYGLEIARLLYENKGVHEPQEERVFMEVLKGIKPGSTMIELGSFWAFYSMWFYKEIKNAKCYMIEPDAYNIKSGRANFKLNGMKGEFFQFFVGNETVSVPGGTGFICIDDFIKVNDINFIDVLHCDIQGFEYDMLNGAKQVFAENKIGYIFVSTHSQELHYKCLQFLKEKEFIIICSADKAQSFSEDGLIVGRAPMYSGINPVVIDLNGE from the coding sequence ATGAATATTGAAGTTGATAATGGTTGGAGAGCCAGGATCAATAGTGCTGTTCGGGCGAAAGATAACAATTATATTAAACGTGTAAAAAATGCCGGGGAGGTTAATCGGGGTAAGCAAATAATGCACAATGGAATTAGAATCAATCTGGGCAGCTATTATGGACTTGAAATTGCCCGGTTGTTGTATGAAAATAAGGGGGTACATGAGCCTCAGGAGGAGCGTGTATTTATGGAAGTTCTGAAGGGAATTAAGCCGGGTTCAACAATGATCGAATTAGGATCGTTTTGGGCATTCTATTCCATGTGGTTTTATAAAGAGATAAAAAATGCTAAATGCTACATGATAGAACCTGATGCTTATAATATTAAAAGTGGCAGGGCTAATTTTAAGTTAAATGGCATGAAGGGTGAATTTTTTCAGTTTTTTGTAGGCAACGAAACTGTTTCGGTACCCGGAGGAACAGGCTTTATTTGTATTGATGATTTTATTAAAGTTAATGACATTAATTTTATTGATGTTTTGCATTGTGATATTCAGGGTTTTGAGTACGACATGCTTAATGGTGCTAAACAAGTTTTTGCTGAAAATAAGATTGGTTACATTTTCGTTTCTACCCATTCACAGGAGTTACATTACAAGTGTCTGCAGTTTTTGAAAGAAAAAGAATTTATAATTATTTGTTCTGCTGATAAAGCCCAATCCTTCTCAGAAGATGGACTTATTGTTGGACGTGCTCCAATGTATTCAGGAATTAATCCGGTTGTCATTGATCTTAATGGGGAGTAA
- a CDS encoding class I SAM-dependent methyltransferase, with amino-acid sequence MIDTLTKYLKRLKYKFIGGYDSEEYWRNRHKQFGFDIRGCGIGFYTNIFKQNGCKNYIGLDITDTLFAELGRNYPTYTFVKKDITEQLVNGKFDVVIMIDVTQHITEENRFKNAMMHIKDAIGETGIFIVTSWLLTDKVKTFYEKARSIENYRACFPGYHFSEPVPFRDKFIFTIRK; translated from the coding sequence ATGATAGATACGCTCACTAAATATTTAAAAAGGCTGAAATATAAGTTTATCGGGGGGTATGACTCTGAAGAATATTGGCGTAACCGACACAAACAATTCGGATTTGATATTCGTGGTTGTGGAATAGGATTTTATACAAATATTTTTAAGCAAAATGGTTGTAAAAATTATATTGGTCTTGATATTACAGATACATTGTTTGCTGAACTAGGTAGGAATTATCCTACTTATACATTTGTAAAGAAGGATATTACAGAACAATTGGTGAATGGGAAATTCGATGTGGTTATTATGATTGATGTTACACAACATATCACAGAGGAAAATAGATTTAAGAATGCTATGATGCATATAAAAGATGCTATTGGTGAAACCGGCATTTTTATTGTAACATCGTGGTTACTTACCGATAAAGTAAAGACCTTTTATGAAAAGGCGCGTTCCATCGAGAATTATAGGGCGTGTTTTCCCGGTTATCATTTTAGTGAGCCGGTTCCATTCAGAGATAAATTTATATTTACGATACGGAAATAA
- a CDS encoding alpha-1,2-fucosyltransferase: MANKLLVWSRALSFAHINGFRMITINWSTLHIGPILRKERTKRIYLGYFNHNTLLDRLRAHLMLLNTNKITDPLIEIYQIPSNVFEFKNIFFWMHFFDSIRIHRDFIKKTFFDDLLTKKFRKIFISLPTNAIGVHIRRGDFAAFKHNQKFDREVVLVQTPIDYFVQTIKLLRYLSGKDLKAVIFSDGYESELTPVLGLPNVELFKGKSDLEDMLALSKCKIIIPSPSSTFGLFAGFISDSILLHHPDFFMRDIRPEEVNKIHFEGPFNYKSENDIPSQLIRQLKEI, translated from the coding sequence TTGGCGAACAAACTCCTTGTTTGGTCGAGGGCACTATCGTTTGCGCATATCAATGGCTTTCGTATGATTACGATCAATTGGTCAACACTTCATATTGGCCCAATACTGAGAAAGGAAAGAACGAAGCGGATTTACCTCGGTTATTTCAACCATAATACTCTTTTGGACCGGTTAAGGGCCCATTTGATGTTACTCAACACTAATAAAATTACAGACCCACTTATTGAAATTTACCAGATACCAAGTAACGTGTTTGAATTCAAAAATATTTTTTTTTGGATGCATTTTTTTGATTCTATACGGATACACCGCGATTTTATAAAAAAAACTTTTTTTGATGATCTTCTTACGAAAAAATTTCGAAAGATATTCATATCCCTTCCTACAAATGCTATTGGGGTTCATATCAGGCGCGGAGACTTTGCTGCATTTAAACATAATCAGAAATTTGACAGAGAAGTTGTATTGGTGCAGACTCCCATAGACTATTTTGTGCAAACAATTAAGCTGCTCAGATATTTATCCGGTAAAGATTTAAAGGCTGTAATTTTCAGTGACGGATATGAAAGTGAACTAACCCCTGTTTTGGGGTTGCCTAATGTCGAGCTTTTTAAAGGAAAATCCGACCTGGAGGATATGTTAGCACTAAGTAAATGCAAAATAATTATCCCAAGTCCCAGCAGCACATTTGGATTGTTTGCGGGATTTATTTCTGACTCAATACTGTTACATCACCCGGATTTTTTTATGCGCGACATACGACCTGAAGAAGTGAATAAAATCCATTTTGAAGGACCCTTTAATTACAAAAGCGAAAACGATATTCCAAGCCAATTGATCAGACAACTTAAAGAAATTTGA
- a CDS encoding glycosyltransferase family 4 protein, translating to MKRLGIVVSHPIQYYSPLFRYLAKYIDLVVFYCHNPSEEQIGSNGFGIKFKWDIDLLSGYKYIYLNNISAHPSLNSFSGCDTPDIGRVLKENSISHVVIIGWYLKSYIQALLQSKRSGIKVAVRGDSQLNPDDSIFKHIFKKIFYGFLIRKYDTLMYVGERNKKYLVEYGAQESQLIFSPHAVDQSFWKMDLSEINSKTENKLIFAWAAKFIEKKRPHDAIEAFKSAYDYNKNIELWMIGSGALLESCQLLADNHKAIKFWGFKNQTELKTLLSKSDFILLTSDHRETWGLIVNECFSMGIPAIVSEACGSSADLIEDGKTGYHYKTGDTKQLQERILAAALSDPASYTEGLKRKNEIYSYEWNKKAFMNFMNL from the coding sequence ATGAAACGATTAGGAATAGTAGTAAGTCATCCTATTCAATATTACAGCCCCCTGTTCAGGTACCTGGCTAAATATATTGATTTAGTCGTTTTTTATTGCCACAACCCTTCTGAAGAACAGATAGGGAGCAATGGATTTGGTATTAAGTTTAAATGGGATATTGACCTATTAAGCGGCTATAAGTATATTTATCTGAATAATATTTCCGCCCATCCATCACTTAATTCTTTTTCCGGATGCGATACTCCTGATATAGGCCGGGTGTTAAAGGAAAACAGTATCTCTCATGTTGTAATCATCGGCTGGTATTTAAAATCATATATTCAGGCGCTTTTGCAATCAAAAAGATCCGGAATTAAAGTGGCCGTGAGAGGTGACAGCCAGCTAAATCCGGATGACTCTATTTTTAAGCACATATTTAAAAAAATATTTTACGGTTTTCTTATCCGAAAATATGATACCCTGATGTATGTGGGTGAACGCAACAAAAAATACCTGGTTGAATATGGCGCCCAAGAATCTCAATTGATTTTTTCTCCGCATGCTGTTGATCAATCCTTTTGGAAAATGGATCTATCGGAAATAAACAGTAAAACCGAAAACAAACTAATATTTGCGTGGGCTGCCAAATTTATTGAAAAGAAAAGACCTCATGATGCTATAGAAGCATTTAAAAGCGCTTATGATTACAACAAAAATATTGAACTTTGGATGATTGGATCAGGAGCATTATTGGAGTCGTGTCAGCTTCTGGCGGATAACCATAAGGCAATTAAGTTCTGGGGGTTTAAAAACCAAACTGAGTTAAAAACATTATTAAGCAAAAGCGATTTTATTTTACTCACAAGTGATCACAGGGAAACCTGGGGCTTAATTGTGAATGAATGCTTTAGTATGGGAATTCCGGCGATTGTGAGTGAGGCCTGCGGCTCCTCTGCTGACTTAATTGAAGACGGAAAAACGGGATATCATTATAAAACAGGGGACACAAAACAACTTCAGGAAAGAATTTTAGCCGCCGCTTTAAGTGATCCTGCTTCATATACAGAAGGTTTGAAAAGAAAAAATGAGATATATTCGTATGAATGGAATAAGAAGGCATTTATGAATTTTATGAATTTATAA